The sequence below is a genomic window from Theobroma cacao cultivar B97-61/B2 chromosome 6, Criollo_cocoa_genome_V2, whole genome shotgun sequence.
GGAGGAAGCTGGAATGGTGGCAAGAAAGGCTGTGGAGGTGACATCGGCTGCACTGGCTCGACGAAACCGGTATCTGGCGCTGGTGGAGTGGAAGAAAATGGAAGTGCCTGCTGATCAGGAATCTCGGGGATAGCAGGAATTACTGGAGGTggcagaaaaagatttggtGCACCAGGGTTTGTTTCAATAGGTGGTGTAAATGTAAAGGGTTGTTCTGGTGGTAGCAATGGAATTTGTGGAGGCTCGGGTGGTGAAGAAAATATTGGGACGAGCGGTGTCGGTTCAGTCTCATCAGGCGGAAAATCTTGTGCTGGTGGTGGAAAAGATATGGGCAAAAATGGTGGTGCTGGTTGAAACTCATCCGGTGGCAAGTTTGGCTCCGATGGTGGAGCAAATATGGGCAGAAGTGGCGTTGCTGGTCTGAATTCATCTGGCGGAGAAAAAAATGGGACTAGAGGTGGTGCTGGTGTCAACTCATCTGGGGGAGTATCTTCTTCCGGTGGCGGAAGAAAAAGGTCCGGCGGTGGTGAGAAAAGTCGAATGGGCGGGGTGTCTGCGTTTATATCTGGAGGAGATAGCCATGGAAAGATTGGGGATGGAGTGATTTCAGGTGGAGGTGGTGAAGAGACTAGTGGTGGCGGTGGGAATACAAATGGTAAAGTTGGAGGTGAGATtgatggtggtggtggtgacGGCACTAATGGTGGAGGTGGTGACGGAAATGGTGGCGGTGGTGATGGGGGTGGGAGTGATGGAGGAGGGGGCGATGGTGGTGGAGATGATGGTGGTGGGGAAGTGATGGGTGGTGGTGGTGATGGGAGTAATGGAGGAGGAGAAGGTAGTAAAGGGGGTTGTACAACCGGTGGGGGCAACGGTGGCGATCTCCGTCGAGGGGAGGGCCTTGGTGTGGGCTCAAATGGGTTATCTGGAGAGGGAGCAGTTGGGAAAGGCCATTGACCACAGGTTCCAAACAGGTACAGGAAAAATGGATCACAGTTTGAAGATCTACTCGCTCTTCTCCCGCCACTGCCCCTACTTCTACTGCTTCCTCTTCTTGTTCTTAGTTCTTCTTTTTGACCTCTATGATGGGAATGTGACCGGGCTTCTGTGACAATTTGGCTGATCAAAAGTAAAGCTAACATTACCAAAACGACTCTGCTTGCGTTCATTtctgcttcatgtttctctcTTACCTTTGCTTATCTCTATATATCCATATACAGTACATCATCTATGAAAGTCAGGTGTCTTTTGCCGTAGTGTTTATTGGAAGCATGCTCTATTTGACTTTCTtgcactaaaaaaaattaaaaaaaaatgcctTGAACTTCACAACCTGGTCAGTATTAAATTTGTCATCCTTAGAGTTCATTGATTCTCTAATTCATGTTCCACGCTATCAGGATTGCCTTTCTGCTCATTTTATCTTGGTGAAAAATAACAGTGTATAGCATGTTGGGGTAATTCTTTCAAGTGCAGAAACAATGAAAAAGTTGGGTTCCCATTAAGTAAAATGGAAGATTGAAGTGCTAGATGGCAGTAGTACTGCAACTTGGTAATTGAGGTTAACCGCCATGTGCCATGAACCTGCGCACGGTGCATTAATTTTGGACTAAATACGTACAGAGGGATAAGATGCAAGCGAGGCCAGCTCATAATATGAGTTTCAAATGATTTGGATTCTCTCTTTCCCGAACACATACATGCTTACATGCAGAATAACACACACTACAAGCAATTGAGataaaacgaaaaaaaaaattctgaaGAATAACCCTCCTTGATaagtatattttaaaaataatgattaaaataaatttaactgtttttaatcatatttagttatgattttagaaaaatatctttaaaattattttaaataaattaaaccattcattataatttctctttatttgtgcttttaatttatctttctCACCATCTAACTCTCtctaattttattgatttatctTTTCAGCATTCATCTGTTATATTCTCGATTTCTCTTTCTCGAGTTTTCAGATTTCTTTTTCCTGTGCTTTTAAGACACCAAGCGATAGTTTTGATGTTTTTGGGACGGGTAGCTACTtgagaaatttaatttttaagtattttgggTAAAACTAAAACGGTAGAAATGATCACGAATGTTTGAAATGACTTTTAATTGGATTAATTTGAGATCTAGACaccaataaaattaattaaaatttattaacttaggttttcaaagaaaatttttttcgattttagtCGAAGTAGgtattttagaaaagaaaatttatattttaatttatgaaaacatgttagaaacactttaatAGGTGCCCAATtgttaaaaaaacaaaaaaaaatgaagagagttaagaggatttgaagttttggttcATAAGTAACAATAGCATTTTAGACATTAAAGtgtaattaaatgtttttaaatatggcatgtaacaacaatatGTTTTCAACATAGCGTGAAATAACATTTTCcaatatgacgtgtaacatgtttttgcaTATAGtgtgtaacaataatatttttttttcaacatgacgtgtaataatcttttttaatcatggcgtgtaacatgtttttatatatgacgtgtaacaacaatatttatttttaacattgagtgtaatatgtttttatacaTGGTGTGTAATAACAGTATTTgttttcaacatgacgtgtaacaatctaaccatggtgtgtaacatgtttttttgTATAGCATGTAAcaacagttttttttttttcaatatggcgtgtaacaactgTTGATGCAAATGGGGTTTAGATGGAATTCAAGGAATATGCAAAATTGACTTCAAAGCGAGCCCTTTGATAGACgctatttttaaaacttatttcgCCTTCACCACTCGATATGCAAAGGGGAACGAAGCGAATAGCCTTAGGGATATAATGAAGCTAAAGTCTAACTTCGTCTTGCACTTTACGAGAGTAGACTGCTAAATACATTCGAGGGTTTGTAAAGTTGTTCGGCCTTAGAGCCTACTTTCTACAACAAGTAGATTATAAGTAATTTGAACGCTTTTGTAGTTGATGGGAACTTAAGTGTTTATGTTAATAGGACATAACACTTTCCTTACTTTTGATATTTCTactcttgttttgtttttgattttgatgtgTCAAAATGGTTGGCAACAAGCCCTTTATATAGGCTTGCAAATGTCTTTTCTTCAAGGACATAATCCTTTCATTAAGGCACCATTTTGTGTAAAAAACATCTTTACATTTTGCTAAACACAACTTTTGGATAAATGTATTATTTCAATAATCATCTTATGAAAGGATAACTATTTATTCCATAAAATACAATCTTtgagttataatttgaaacaataacttttcatatttaaacttttgaggtatggttttttttcaatttgtctCATAACTTTTGGATGCCATTTTACCAAAAGACATAACCATTCATATGAAAACCTATCTACAATCCAATAATCACACTATATTACTTTATATGACATAACCTTTAAGCTAAGGTAACTTTTCATTATATGACACAacctttgattttgaaaatatatcaACAACAACTTAatcatgacgtgtaacatatttttatacatggcatgtaacatcaTGAcgtgtaatttcattaaaagcaATTTTGTCAAActtgactaaaaatagttcaaaattataaagatggctatttttaaaaacatctcattttaactgtttttaattaagttagacaaaattttaaaaagaaaaatgcttTCTTAGCATTTTGTATGTAGATGTAGATCATAAGCCAATCTTGTACTAGACTATGAGAGGATAGAGTTGTCTATGAGATTGAGTTTTTTATACCTGTAAAgaaaatattccttttttaaacaatataatgGCTCGTGGTGACACCTCCACAAATACTTGTTAAGTCTTTAGGGGGAAAGATCCTTTAAGAAAGGAATGTCCTCATTTCAAATGTTATAATGGCTACTGGTAGAATACTTGTAAAAtctcataaattttttatagggGGTGAGTAATCGGTAAATTGTTTTACTGCCTCATTAGTAAAGGTATATTTATAGCAAATCATTTAAGGCTGTCCATACAACCCGACGATGGTGTGTCTTAGTCcctttgtaattaatttcatattaataaaatatttgttctttttatgACTTAGTAGTTACATAAATGGCACTCAGTatgtcttttgattttttatgcGAGTTCTCTTTATCTGATTTgttgatattattatttttggagCAGATATAATCGAGTTTTGGTTAACTTGTATAAAAGCGTCCACTCAAATACTGCATAGACTATTACATACTTAGATGAATTAGTGTAATTCGTGACATAGATGCTTGTGTTTGGCATAAGaaagtatttcttttttttccttttgctttttgttAATGTATATTACTCTGTAAAAAGCTTCGATACGTGAAAAATTTAACATGTACGGTTGAGAGTTGAAAGGTGGGCGGCTATTCTATGGAGACGCCTTGTTCTAAGTGCCAGGTTTGATGAGGAAGCGGAGGGCCTTAAATGCAATGGCGGACCATAGGCAACCATAGCTTGATCTTTTCCTGCATGCCACTCAGTACATCATGTAATAGTTATTCAGATTAgcagggtttagggtttatcAAAAGCCTTTAATGCGCATATCTCTCCCAACCAGAAAATCATATTATTCGAATAAAAGGctacaaattaattatgtcTGATAGCATTAAACTTATTGAAACTGAAACTAATAAGATTAGAGAGTGGAGCAACAACAGGTAAGACCTTCGCCGGCAATAGGGCTGGGGATACACAAGGCAGAAGTGGGAGTGTGACCAATGCTTTCGCATGGCTTAATACATTCCGAGACGACAAAGCATGTCGTGCCCTTGACAATTTCGCAGTTATTAGTAGATTGAGCACCAATCCCTGCATCaattaaaacatcaaaatcGTTTAATTCAATACATTTACTTCACAACAAtaacataaaacaaaaacaaaggtAGATATATGAGTAGAAAACGAATACTATTCAACTGGGCAAAGAGGACAAtggagaggaagagaaagcCCATGGCTTGGAGCTTTGGTGATACCATTTTTTTGTTGCTAAAGTGCAGTGAGTGAATTCTGTGAGGAAAAGAAATTggaggtgttgggttttataTAAATCGATGGTGCAATTAGGATTTATCATTGACACGTTGAACAATTAATCGAGATTTTTGGAgaccattttgtttttttttttccctataTAGAAAAAAATCGTGGTCAAATTATTAACTTCTTAATCAGTAATTGAGAGTTaattacttgattttctctgTATTGTCCCAAATAAATGCAGATTTTTCCTATATGTAATTGTGCAAGAATCATGTATCGCCTGCTACTAACAATGTATTCCTATTAAGTTATGAAAAAACagaataaaaaacttaaattctattttttttggcCAAGAAATCTTAGAGTTTTAATTATGTTAATCACGATCAGATAAAATTGGAGAGACTTTAATTTcgaaaaaattgttttaacaTATTGGATATATagattcttttcaaaattgtttgcattttaaaataaattaaaataatgcaatttgataattatgctctttaaattatttggccatttatcatttaacaaaaaaattatttgatcaaTAT
It includes:
- the LOC18595392 gene encoding vegetative cell wall protein gp1; the encoded protein is MNASRVVLVMLALLLISQIVTEARSHSHHRGQKEELRTRRGSSRSRGSGGRRASRSSNCDPFFLYLFGTCGQWPFPTAPSPDNPFEPTPRPSPRRRSPPLPPPVVQPPLLPSPPPLLPSPPPPITSPPPSSPPPSPPPPSLPPPSPPPPFPSPPPPLVPSPPPPSISPPTLPFVFPPPPLVSSPPPPEITPSPIFPWLSPPDINADTPPIRLFSPPPDLFLPPPEEDTPPDELTPAPPLVPFFSPPDEFRPATPLLPIFAPPSEPNLPPDEFQPAPPFLPISFPPPAQDFPPDETEPTPLVPIFSSPPEPPQIPLLPPEQPFTFTPPIETNPGAPNLFLPPPVIPAIPEIPDQQALPFSSTPPAPDTGFVEPVQPMSPPQPFLPPFQLPPSDSPPFKS